Genomic DNA from Edaphobacter lichenicola:
CATGTCTCGATTTCGATTCCGACTTCGAAGACGTGGGCATTCGTGCGAAGGCGCGCGCGACCCGCCTCCCTCCCCTAAAGGTAGTATCGCTAAAACCTCTCAGGGCAGACGAAGCTAGTACCATGAGCATCTCAAAAGGCATCCTCTTCGCAAGCCTCCTCTCCTTCTCGGCGCACGTCCGCGCAGAGGACTGCCTGAACAACCTCCCTCCATCAATCCGCGCCGCCGTCGAGCAGGACAACTGGACCATCCTGCAACCCCAGGATCTCGCCGGCACCGACCCGCAACGATGGAAGGGCAACCACCCCGGCGAATGCCCCGGAGTAACCTCCGGAAACTTCTACCCCAAAGGCAAGACCTCGTACCTCCTCGCCCTCATCCAGCGCAACCCCGCACAAGCAGGCGAGCAGACCAGCCAGCTCGAACAACTCACCCTCGTCTACCTGAAAAAAAACAGCCCTGTCACCGTATCCGTCATCCCTCCCACCCAGGTCGCGGCCCCCATGGTCGTCTGGAAGCTCCACCCCGGAAGCTACCAGAACCTCTACGGCTCTAAAAAAGTGACCATCTCACGAGAGTCCTTCGTCTACGAAAAACTGGTAGGCACCGCAAACCAGTTCTACTACGACGGAAGCCACCTCAAATCCCTCGTTCTCTCAAAATAGAACTCTCTCCTCATCGGTCAGCCAAAGTGATAGGCTCTCCTCATGAGTGGCCCCACCCTGCAAGAGCGCCTGGCCCACATCACCCAGGGCCTCACCGAAGCCCAGCGTCGCTTCGCCGCCGATGAGCCCTACCCCGACCCCGAAGGCTCCTGGCCCCAAAAGATCGCCCAGCTCCAGCAGCACCTCGCAGAAGTTCGCGAGATGATTGCCAACGAATAGCGCTCACTTCGCGCAAGGCCACCACCCGTCTCGCCTTCACGACCTCCTAAGCCGCCTCAATGCACATGCGCAACGTCGTCGTTCATCGAAAAGACGTCTTTCACGTTGCTCTCATAGGGAAAGACGTGGATCATCCACGTAAACAGATAAGGATGGAAGATCCCGCCCTCGGCCTCGCAGGCCTCTCTGGTATGGATCGATCCAAACATGCCGAACTTTGGATGCGCAGCCTGATAGTCCCTCACACGATCTGCCGGAGCCTCGCAGAAGTTGATGTGCTCATGCCACCGCGCCACGCTGAGCGGGATCCGCTCGTTCAGCTCCTCCTCCGTCGAGTTCGGCCGCGCCGTGTACATCACCCCCTCCAGCCTGTACTGCTTGTACTCCGTGTGCCGGTAGAGCAAGGACGTCGGCTTGCTTGGATCGAAGTGTAGATCGGACGCACGTGCGTTGGCCTCGTTATTGAAGTGGTACTGCGGCTGTTCCAGCTTCGGGTTCGCAATCACGTATCCATCCGCCAGGGCCTTGCGGTAGTCCTTGTACCGCTCCATCGCCGCCTTGGCCTGGGCCACCACCTCCTTCGCCTTCGCTTCATCGCCCGGCTGCTTCGGCAACACGGGAGTAACGGCCATATGGCCGGCCATGGCAGCCATGCTCGGCCCCATGTCCTTCATGTCAGCCATATCGCCCATCTTGCCCTTGCCGCCACTCATGTCCATCCCAGCCATGCTGTCCTTGCCCTGGTCCTGCAACCCCCGCCCGGGCAAAGCAACCAGCAGAACAGCCTCCAGGATCAACGTCGCCGAAAGCATAGTACGAATGTTGAACATCGCAACCTCCGTCACGATCATCATGCCCATCAAAGGTCATGGCATCTCAAGGGTCATGGCATCAGACAGCATAGGCCATAAACACCAGCCACCCCTCCATTCATTCACGATGCAGCCCCCAGCAACAGCACCACCTCAGCGACGCTCAGCATAGCCACTTTCGGCTACTTTCGATGGATCAACAGGCCGCGCTGCCCCCTCGCATTCCCAAAACGGGAAGCCAAAGAAAATAAATCTCCAAAACCTGGCGCATTTTTCCACCCCGAAAAAGTGACTGCCAAAACACCACGTTTACCACGCAATCCACCACGTTCTCACCATCAAAAAACCACCTCAAAACACCCGTTTTTCGCAAAAACCCCTGCAAAAACGTCACACACCAGCCCCAAAAAAATGTGCGAAACAATCGCACCTCTCATCTGGTAAGAGCTCACCTCTCGACCCTTTCCAGAGTGAAGGCGCAGGCCTGGAAGTCGCCCCGCAACTCCACATCCACGCCATTCTGCATCCAGAAAGACCCCGACGCCACCGCTGGAGTATCCGCCGAAAGCTTCCCATCAAGCGCAGCAATCCGATACATCGCGTCCGGCCTCAACCCACGAAGGTAAATGCGCGGAAAGGGATAAAGCATCTGGCTGGAGTGCAGAAACGCAAACGCAACGGCGTGATTCTGATCCTCTGATACAGTCTCGGTTACAGATTGCTCGCTTCCCTTTTGCGGGGAAATTAGCCGGTAGAGCGAGCCACGCTGCACCGTCTGCCGAATCCGCTTGTACTGTTCCACCATTTTTTTTGCCGTCGCAAAATCGTCAGGCTTCCAGTTGTTGAGATTTGCGCCAATACCCAGCGATCCCTGCATCGATGAGAGAAAACGGTACTCAAGAGAGAGCGATCGTTGATTCACCCACGTAGGGGAGTCGGTCACCCACGCCATCATCACACCCGGCGCATAGGCATAGGTGAAGCCATCCTGAATCAGCAGGCGATCAAACGCATCCGTGTTATCCGAAGGCCACACCTCATCGGTATATCGCATGATGCCCAGATCGACTCGGCTGCCGCCGCCGGAGCAGCTTTCAATCTCTAATTTGGGGTGTTTCGCGCGCAACTCTTCGAGAATCGAATAAAGGTTCTGAATGTAGTTGATGTAGACCTTCTTCTGATCTTCGGGCGCTACTGCAGGCCATCCCGGTTCGGACCAGTTGCGGTTATAGTCCCACTTGAGAAAAGCAATGTCATTTTCGTCAAGCAACTTGTCGAGAAACTGGAAGACATACTCACGCACATCCGGCCTCGCCAGGTTAAGCATCAACTGATTGCGCCCCTCACTGCGAGGCCGGCCAGTGAAATTCAGAACCCAGTCGGGATGCTTGCGATAGAGATCACTGTCCGGGTTCACCATCTCAGGTTCGACCCAGAGTCCGAAGTCCATGCCAAGCGAATGCACCTTGTCGATCAGAGGCTTCAAGCCATGTGGAAACTTCACTGGGTTCACATACCAGTCCCCCAGCCCGGCGCGATCACTGGCGCGTTGACCAAACCAACCGTCGTCAACAACGAAGCGCTCGACCCCGATACTTGCGGCCTTTTCGGCCAGCGTCTCCTGCCCAGCTTCATCCACTTTGAACTCCGTGGCCTCCCAAGAGTTATAGAGCACCGGCCGCAGCTTCGCGTCAGTCCCATGCGGCACGATGCTGGAGATCTCGAAGCGATGCAGCAGCCTCGACGCGCCGCCAATGCCATCATGCGAATAACCAGCATAGAAGTCAGTCGACTGGAGGTGCTCGCCCGCAGCCAGTCTGTACCCAAAATCAAAGCTGTTAGGCCCTCCCGTAACTCGGATCTGATGAATCTCGTCCTGCTCGATGCTCATCTGCCAGGAACCGCTCCATCCCAGCGCCCCAAACCAGACATCGCCGCTGTCTTGATCGTTCGAGCCATTTCGGTCGATGGCAAACCACGGGTTGTTCTGATCGCCGGTAGATCCTCGACGACTCTCGAGGATCGCCTTTCCGGGTTGAATCAGCTGCTCGTGCAGGCTCCACTCTCCAGCCCAGCGCCCCGTCAGGTAACGCAGTCGATAGTCGGTCCCGCGCGGTAGATTCCAAGTGCCCGCAGCGACCTGTTCAATCGTCAACGAAGATGCAGTCCTATTTTGCACCTGTGCCGATCGACGAAGAACTCCCGTCGCTGCGTCTACCTGATACTGCAACTCGACGTAAACCTCTCGTGAAATGTCCTTAAGCAGAATCCTCAATCGGTTCCCGTCGACATTGTGGGAGACATATTGCAGAACCAGATCTCGATTACCGTCCGGAAAAGCTACTTTCAGATCGGGCTCAACGTAAAGACCTCCACCCCAGGCCACAAACTCCTGCCGCGTAGTGTTGATCGAGGAATCAAAAGAAGAGATCCCAGGGTCCGCGTGTGACATTGCAAAGGTATCCGCCGCGCTAAGCCTCTTTCCCCAATACAAAGTTTGCACCTGTTTCTTATCATTGATACCGAGCACATAGGACATATCCCCGGCGTCGATGCGAAAGACCTGAGTCCGACTATCGAAGCGAATCGTGGCATTGTTCGACTGTGCCCGGACAAATCGTGGGGCGACGATGCTGACAGAGGCTATCCAGATCAAGACACCGAAGTTAAAACGGGTTCGAAGCAAATGCGAACCACAGAAAAAAACTTTATCGCTTCGTAAATCTCTCATTCCCCAGCTCCAAATCTTCATCAATTCGCTCCCTCTCTTATCACTGCCAGGCCTATCGCATAAAGTGCCTAAACCGTCCCGCTGTTCATGACTCGGACGTCTTAGCTACGTCACAAACGATCTCGCCGTAAGAC
This window encodes:
- a CDS encoding alpha-galactosidase, yielding MRDLRSDKVFFCGSHLLRTRFNFGVLIWIASVSIVAPRFVRAQSNNATIRFDSRTQVFRIDAGDMSYVLGINDKKQVQTLYWGKRLSAADTFAMSHADPGISSFDSSINTTRQEFVAWGGGLYVEPDLKVAFPDGNRDLVLQYVSHNVDGNRLRILLKDISREVYVELQYQVDAATGVLRRSAQVQNRTASSLTIEQVAAGTWNLPRGTDYRLRYLTGRWAGEWSLHEQLIQPGKAILESRRGSTGDQNNPWFAIDRNGSNDQDSGDVWFGALGWSGSWQMSIEQDEIHQIRVTGGPNSFDFGYRLAAGEHLQSTDFYAGYSHDGIGGASRLLHRFEISSIVPHGTDAKLRPVLYNSWEATEFKVDEAGQETLAEKAASIGVERFVVDDGWFGQRASDRAGLGDWYVNPVKFPHGLKPLIDKVHSLGMDFGLWVEPEMVNPDSDLYRKHPDWVLNFTGRPRSEGRNQLMLNLARPDVREYVFQFLDKLLDENDIAFLKWDYNRNWSEPGWPAVAPEDQKKVYINYIQNLYSILEELRAKHPKLEIESCSGGGSRVDLGIMRYTDEVWPSDNTDAFDRLLIQDGFTYAYAPGVMMAWVTDSPTWVNQRSLSLEYRFLSSMQGSLGIGANLNNWKPDDFATAKKMVEQYKRIRQTVQRGSLYRLISPQKGSEQSVTETVSEDQNHAVAFAFLHSSQMLYPFPRIYLRGLRPDAMYRIAALDGKLSADTPAVASGSFWMQNGVDVELRGDFQACAFTLERVER